A genomic region of Caulobacter vibrioides contains the following coding sequences:
- a CDS encoding ABC transporter ATP-binding protein: MSAALETQGLSRRFGARVAVDDLSMTVPERAVYGFLGRNGAGKTTTLKMILGLIRPSAGTARVNGIDVSRDRIGAARQIGALLEAHGFYGNLTGRENLGLTATLIGLRATEIDRVLDVVEMSADADRKVGGYSLGMRQRLGLARAMLGAPPILVLDEPTNGLDPDGIADMRRFLRSLPDRTGATVLLSSHLLGEIEQTATHVGVVNDGRLVLEGELSRLKADLAPEILVRTGDRTAAISLLLSRGYSPVSDESGLVLALKPGADPDQAAAELARLLVAAGVPVFAIGPRPKTLEDIYRRVAKSAVTTAEAA; this comes from the coding sequence ATGTCCGCCGCCCTTGAGACCCAAGGCCTGTCCCGCCGCTTCGGCGCGCGCGTGGCGGTCGATGATCTGTCGATGACCGTACCGGAGCGGGCGGTCTATGGCTTTCTGGGCCGCAACGGCGCGGGCAAGACCACGACCTTGAAGATGATCCTGGGCTTGATCCGGCCCAGCGCCGGAACCGCGAGGGTCAACGGGATCGACGTCTCCCGCGACCGGATCGGCGCGGCCAGGCAGATCGGCGCGCTGCTGGAGGCGCACGGCTTCTATGGCAATCTGACGGGCCGAGAGAACCTTGGACTGACCGCCACGCTGATCGGCTTGCGCGCCACCGAGATCGACCGCGTGCTGGACGTCGTTGAGATGAGCGCCGACGCCGACCGCAAGGTGGGCGGCTACTCGCTGGGCATGCGCCAACGCCTTGGCCTTGCGCGGGCTATGCTGGGCGCGCCGCCGATCCTGGTGCTGGACGAGCCGACCAATGGCCTTGACCCCGACGGCATCGCCGACATGCGCCGGTTCCTCAGAAGCCTGCCAGACCGGACGGGCGCGACCGTTCTGCTGTCCAGCCACCTGCTCGGTGAGATCGAGCAGACCGCGACCCATGTCGGCGTGGTCAATGACGGTCGATTGGTTCTTGAGGGCGAGCTCTCGCGATTGAAAGCCGATCTAGCGCCGGAGATTCTGGTCCGGACCGGCGACCGCACGGCCGCGATCTCGCTGCTGTTGAGCCGGGGCTATTCGCCGGTCAGCGACGAGAGCGGTCTGGTCCTGGCTCTGAAACCCGGCGCCGATCCCGATCAGGCCGCCGCCGAGCTGGCCCGTCTGCTGGTCGCGGCCGGCGTACCGGTCTTCGCGATCGGTCCCCGTCCCAAGACGCTCGAAGACATCTATCGCCGCGTCGCCAAGTCCGCCGTCACCACCGCCGAGGCCGCCTGA
- a CDS encoding ABC transporter permease: protein MLAVLSVEIRKLNRSLAALLAVSAPTLIAIFLFFNMSRGKKGAPWEMWLQSSSGVWAFFMLPMSVTALTALVAHMEHGPRSWDHLRALPVARWKFYAAKAICVIGLIAGMTVLNLLLTWAAIAAASALKPAVTPIGTLDLAKLAALNGKILLAATLMIAIQLWTAIRFSSFVPALALGVGGTFFSVVATSAKAGVFFPWQMPINMIAKEAWRVDTALALGGGLGAVVLVLAILHLARREVV from the coding sequence ATGCTCGCCGTCCTGTCAGTCGAAATCCGCAAGCTGAACCGTTCGCTGGCCGCGCTGCTGGCCGTATCGGCTCCGACCCTGATCGCCATCTTCCTGTTCTTCAACATGTCGCGGGGCAAGAAGGGCGCGCCCTGGGAGATGTGGCTGCAGAGCTCCAGCGGGGTCTGGGCGTTCTTCATGCTGCCGATGAGCGTGACGGCTCTGACCGCCTTGGTCGCTCACATGGAGCATGGGCCACGCAGTTGGGACCACCTGCGAGCCTTGCCCGTCGCGCGCTGGAAATTCTACGCCGCCAAGGCCATCTGCGTGATCGGCCTGATCGCCGGCATGACCGTGCTGAACCTGCTGCTAACCTGGGCCGCCATAGCGGCCGCCTCGGCCCTGAAGCCGGCGGTGACCCCGATCGGGACGCTGGATCTCGCCAAGCTGGCCGCGCTGAACGGCAAGATCCTGCTGGCCGCCACCCTGATGATCGCGATCCAACTGTGGACGGCGATACGCTTCTCCAGCTTCGTGCCAGCCCTGGCCTTGGGGGTCGGCGGGACCTTCTTTTCGGTGGTCGCCACCTCGGCCAAGGCCGGGGTGTTCTTTCCCTGGCAGATGCCGATCAACATGATCGCCAAGGAGGCCTGGCGGGTGGACACCGCCCTCGCCCTGGGTGGCGGATTAGGCGCGGTGGTGCTGGTCCTGGCTATCCTTCATCTGGCGCGCCGCGAGGTGGTCTGA
- a CDS encoding aspartate/glutamate racemase family protein: MTEQALIGLIGGMSWESSAQYYRLINEAVRERLGGVASARTLLWSFDFAEIERLQHAGRWPELSRRLADAARALEAGGADFLVLCTNTMHREADEIEAAVHIPLLHIADPTGEAIKAAGLSTVGLLGTAFTMEHDFYRGRLEKRHGLSVLTPDADDRATVHRIIYEELVAGQVLDASREAYRAVIARLIARGAEAIILGCTEIMLLVSQADSAVPVFDTTTLHAMAAVDRALSPPAR; this comes from the coding sequence ATGACCGAACAGGCGCTCATCGGTTTGATTGGCGGCATGAGCTGGGAGAGCTCGGCCCAATACTATCGGCTGATCAACGAGGCGGTGCGTGAACGCCTGGGCGGCGTGGCTTCAGCGCGGACCTTGCTGTGGTCGTTCGACTTCGCCGAGATCGAGCGTCTGCAGCACGCCGGGCGCTGGCCTGAGCTGTCGCGACGCCTGGCCGACGCGGCGCGGGCGCTGGAAGCGGGCGGCGCGGACTTTCTGGTGCTTTGCACCAACACCATGCATCGCGAGGCCGACGAGATCGAAGCGGCGGTGCATATCCCGCTATTGCACATCGCCGATCCGACCGGCGAGGCGATCAAGGCGGCGGGGCTCTCCACGGTGGGCCTGCTGGGCACGGCCTTTACTATGGAACACGACTTCTATCGTGGGCGTCTTGAGAAGAGGCACGGCCTTTCCGTCCTGACGCCGGATGCGGACGACCGCGCGACCGTTCACCGGATCATCTATGAGGAACTGGTCGCCGGCCAGGTGCTGGACGCCTCGCGCGAGGCCTACAGAGCGGTGATCGCGCGCCTCATCGCGCGCGGCGCTGAGGCGATCATCCTGGGCTGCACCGAGATCATGCTGCTGGTCTCGCAGGCGGACAGCGCCGTGCCGGTGTTCGACACAACCACCCTGCACGCGATGGCGGCCGTCGACCGGGCGCTGAGCCCTCCCGCACGCTAG